Genomic segment of Candidatus Krumholzibacteriia bacterium:
GGCCGCGGTGGCATGGGTCTGGCCTACCGCGACTCGGTGAACGCCAGCGTCATGCAGGCCACGCAGCTGGTCGACCTGACCCAGGTGACGATCGGTGTGAGCAACGTCTTCTCGCGACGGACGAGCGAGGACGTCGGCGGTGCGCTCGACCGCAACGGGCTGAGCACGCCGACGGTGCGGCTGGGCCTGCCGGTCTTCGACAACGGTGGTGTCGGCCTGGGATTCGGCGCCCGACGTGCGACCCAGTGGACCATCGTGCGCGACTTCGCACCGGACCCGACGCTCACCGAGACCCTCGATCGATCGGGAACCCTTTTCGACGTGCCGATCCAGGCGGCGTGGCGCTTCGCCGACCGGGTCACCGTGGGAGCCGGACTGCACCTGCTGCGTGGCAACGTGCGCATGGAGTACGAACTGGACCTGCCGGCGAGCGGCGCGACAGATCCGACCGACGAGCGCGAGGACATCTACCAGGGCACGGCCACCGAGTTCTCGCTGGCGGTCCACGACGTGGGCCCCGTGTCGGTGGCCGGCTACTGGATCAGTGACTTCGACGCCGACGTCGAGGAGCGGCAGCGCGGAGTGGCGCTGAGCGATCGCTCCGACGGCGAACGCACCGACGAGATGCCCGCTCGCTACGGAGCCGGGATCCGGGTCGACCTGCCCGGCGACTGGTCGGCCGGTGTGGACTACACGGCCGAGGACTGGTCGTCGTACACCGGACGGTCCTTCCGCTTCGGCGAGGACGGCGCATTCGACCCCGACGCCCCGGCCCAGGACCTGAACGACGAGATCGAGTGGCGTTTCGGCCTCGAGCGCGAGGCGCGCCGGCGCGGCTTCGGCGCCACGTTGCCCGTGCGCGCGGGTGCGTACTGGCGGCAGTGGCACTATCAACTGAACGGTTCCGACGTCACCGAGTGGGGCGTGACCCTCGGCAGCGGGGTTTACCTGCGCGGCGGCAGCGCGCGCGCGGACCTCTCGATCGGTTACAGTCGTATCGGTGATCTGGACGAGAACGGCGCGAGCGAGGACGTCTTCCGCATCGTGCTCAGCATCGCGGGCGGGGAGCGCTGGTACTGATCGCGCCCCGACCGCACCGAACGGTTCCCCGGGAGGAACGACCATGACGCAGCGTTGGATGATCCTGGCCCTGGGCCTGGTGTTGATCGTGCCGGCGGCGCCGGCGGTGGCCGTCGACACCGACCTGCCGCCCGCGTTGGAGCAGGAGCTCGATTCGCTGCCCGACGCGCAGTTGCGCATGGAGCGCATGGCCCAGTTGGTGGAGCAGTCGCCGAACGACGTGCGCTACGTCTTCCACCACGCCAACTACGCCTTCGACGCGAGCAAGCTGCAGGAGGCCATGGCCAGCTACCAGCGGGCGATCGAACTCGAGCCCGAGCTGGTCGGTGCCCACGTGAACCTGGGCAGCGTGTACGACGAACTGGGTCGTCTGGACGACGCCCTGCACAGCTACAACCGGGCGCTCGAGCTCGATCCCGACGAGGACCGCACGCTCTGCAACATGGGCAACGTGTTCTTCAAGAAGCGCCAGTACGAGCAGGCGATCGAGTACTTCGACAGGGCACTCGAGGTGAATCCGCAGTCGCAGTTGGCCCACTACAACATGGCCATCCTCTTCGCCGACTCGCAGATCTATCGCGAGGCGATCGTGGAGTTCCAGAAGGCCGTGGACATCGATCCGAACAGCGACCTCGGCCGCCGCAGCGCCGAGAACATCGGCGTGATCGAACAGCTGATGGCGGCGGAGACCCCCGAGGTGGGCGAGGGACGCTAGGGCCGACCGGAGGAACCGCATGACCGACGGGCCGCACCGCAGCCCCTTCCGCGCCGCCCCGGGTCCCGCCCGGGGCGAACGTGTCGTGGTGGGGTTGTCGGGCGGCGTCGACAGCGCCGTGGCCACGCTGTTGCTGGCCGAGGCGGGTTGCGAGGTCGTGGCGGTGACCACGCGGAACTTCTGCACCACCGGCGGGCGCTTCGCTCCGCTCGGGGCGAACGAGGCCGTCGCCGCGAGCTGTTGTAGCCAGGAGGCCGTCGACGCCTCGGCCGAACTCAGCGCCGACCTGGACATCCAGCACGTGGTGCTCGACGTGGCCGACGACTTCGAGCGTGGCGTCGTCGACGACTACGTGGCCGAGTACCGCGCCGGCCACACGCCCAGCCCGTGCGTGCGCTGCAACACCCAGATCCGCTTTCCGAAGCTGCTGGAGTTCGCCGATCGCATCGGCGCCTCGCGGGTGGTGACCGGCCACTACGCGCGCATCGTCGAACACGACGGCGCCCGTTACGTGGCCCGCGGCGTCGATCGCGCCAAGGACCAGTCGTACTTCCTGTTCCGGCTCCCGTCCGAACGCCTGGAACGCACGCTCATGCCCCTGGGCGATCGCGCC
This window contains:
- a CDS encoding tetratricopeptide repeat protein; the protein is MTQRWMILALGLVLIVPAAPAVAVDTDLPPALEQELDSLPDAQLRMERMAQLVEQSPNDVRYVFHHANYAFDASKLQEAMASYQRAIELEPELVGAHVNLGSVYDELGRLDDALHSYNRALELDPDEDRTLCNMGNVFFKKRQYEQAIEYFDRALEVNPQSQLAHYNMAILFADSQIYREAIVEFQKAVDIDPNSDLGRRSAENIGVIEQLMAAETPEVGEGR
- the mnmA gene encoding tRNA 2-thiouridine(34) synthase MnmA encodes the protein MTDGPHRSPFRAAPGPARGERVVVGLSGGVDSAVATLLLAEAGCEVVAVTTRNFCTTGGRFAPLGANEAVAASCCSQEAVDASAELSADLDIQHVVLDVADDFERGVVDDYVAEYRAGHTPSPCVRCNTQIRFPKLLEFADRIGASRVVTGHYARIVEHDGARYVARGVDRAKDQSYFLFRLPSERLERTLMPLGDRAKDEVRDLARRHGLPVADAPESQELCFAPDGDRSYLLGEGARPGEIVDVEGNVLGEHPGVEFFTVGQRKGLGLGGGPVRFVVDLDGERNRVVVGGEQHLLGDRLVLDQAVWRDPVDSAEGLVARTRYRHPGVEVAALERDADGRPVGVHLATPDRAPAVGQAVVFYRDDVVVGGARIAAAPRGPQWRSPS